A single window of Desulfovibrio sp. G11 DNA harbors:
- a CDS encoding outer membrane homotrimeric porin: MRTIGKKLSGLLLCCMAVLVPARGHAVDFKVKGAFEIGFETSNVIPLGVHGNDTFQALQRLRTQIDAVASENVSGSLLITVGTNGQYWGSAKDGAALGADGNNVVGIRAAYIDWLVPKTEAKVRMGIQPMLLPGFVTDWSAVYGQFSAGVTVNTPVYKNDDFSVGATAFWGRPYNDNSQNTQAGRLDKNYLDNLDIFALVLPVKAEGLKVSPWGMYALIGENSLRGINDYAGQREPAIYAPRGGLMPILGSGMNYFQTFEKNYRNANNTWGNGWWGGITVNLSQWEPWDIAFDATYGYVDMGELQNYNLFDPKGAGKTFQLRREGWYAAMRVDYKLDWGTPGILAWYGSGDDDNPYNGSERLPVFNSPWPVTPLGFGGGFFDLDTWKVLGHNPGGMAGIVGSLKDVSLIDDLKHTLKFAYFWGTNSADMPKNANMTSYPTRADGPMAYLTTTDHAWEASLSNTYKIYENFHVNLEGSYVKLYLDPDTWHGVEDSQYEDNWRVSVTFRYTF, encoded by the coding sequence ATGAGGACAATCGGCAAAAAATTGTCCGGTCTGCTGCTTTGCTGCATGGCCGTACTTGTTCCGGCTCGCGGTCACGCTGTTGATTTCAAGGTCAAAGGGGCATTTGAAATCGGCTTTGAAACATCCAACGTCATCCCGCTGGGCGTGCACGGAAATGATACGTTTCAGGCCCTGCAGCGTTTACGCACGCAGATAGACGCGGTGGCGAGTGAAAATGTATCGGGCAGCCTGCTGATCACTGTGGGCACCAATGGTCAATACTGGGGTTCGGCCAAAGACGGGGCGGCCCTTGGCGCTGACGGTAACAATGTGGTAGGCATACGGGCCGCATATATTGACTGGCTTGTGCCCAAAACTGAAGCCAAGGTGCGCATGGGCATACAGCCCATGCTGCTGCCCGGTTTTGTTACTGACTGGAGTGCGGTCTACGGGCAGTTTTCCGCAGGGGTTACGGTCAACACCCCTGTATACAAAAATGACGATTTTTCAGTGGGGGCAACGGCGTTCTGGGGCCGCCCCTATAATGACAATTCTCAAAATACACAGGCTGGCAGGCTGGATAAGAATTATCTGGACAATCTGGACATCTTCGCGCTGGTGCTGCCGGTCAAGGCAGAAGGGCTTAAAGTTTCTCCCTGGGGCATGTACGCCCTTATTGGCGAAAACAGCCTGCGCGGCATCAATGACTACGCAGGGCAGCGCGAGCCGGCCATCTACGCTCCTCGCGGCGGGCTTATGCCCATTCTGGGCAGCGGCATGAACTATTTTCAGACCTTTGAAAAGAATTATCGCAACGCCAACAATACCTGGGGCAACGGCTGGTGGGGCGGCATCACTGTGAACCTGAGCCAGTGGGAACCGTGGGATATCGCGTTTGACGCCACGTATGGCTATGTGGATATGGGCGAGTTGCAAAACTACAATCTGTTTGACCCGAAAGGGGCAGGTAAGACCTTTCAGTTGCGCCGCGAAGGCTGGTATGCCGCCATGCGCGTAGACTACAAGCTTGACTGGGGTACGCCCGGCATTCTGGCCTGGTATGGCAGCGGCGATGACGATAATCCCTACAACGGCTCAGAGCGTCTGCCGGTTTTCAATTCTCCCTGGCCGGTTACACCGCTGGGATTTGGCGGCGGCTTTTTTGACCTGGATACGTGGAAGGTGCTCGGGCATAATCCCGGCGGCATGGCGGGAATTGTCGGTAGCCTCAAGGACGTGAGCCTCATTGACGACCTCAAGCATACGCTCAAGTTTGCCTATTTCTGGGGAACCAACAGTGCCGATATGCCCAAAAATGCCAATATGACCTCCTACCCCACCAGAGCAGACGGCCCTATGGCATATCTTACCACCACGGACCATGCCTGGGAGGCCAGCCTTTCCAATACCTACAAGATTTATGAAAACTTTCATGTGAACCTGGAAGGCTCTTACGTAAAACTTTATCTTGACCCTGACACCTGGCATGGAGTGGAGGATTCACAGTACGAGGACAACTGGCGCGTTTCCGTTACATTCCGCTATACGTTTTAG
- a CDS encoding IS4 family transposase has protein sequence MSHHNTLFSQMLSLIPRHVFQKLEHRHKVGRASRKFGFKEQFTAMAFIQLAARRSMRDGLRCLAAAGNRLYHWGLKNVPRSTFADANNSRPVGFFKDLFAEMYGLCQPHAPRHKFRFKCKLYSMDATTISLCLSVFPWASFRRNKAGVKVNTVLDHDGYIPAFVDISNAKTHESRMAKSLSLPKGSIVTFDKGYIAYSWFQLLATKGIFFVTRLKDNAVFKLLERRPVNRKTGVTSDHIIEVKNSRGKTLRLRRIGYRDAKTGKRYEFLTNHFRLSAKTIADIYKERWQIEIFFREVKQNLHIKSFVGRSENAVLIQIYTALTVYLLMAYQKILSKLKLSVQQLFELICVNLFGKDSLEELLKPRRSKTQNSYSLSLLAMVA, from the coding sequence ATGAGTCACCATAATACACTTTTCTCCCAGATGCTATCTCTGATTCCCAGACATGTTTTTCAAAAGCTCGAACACCGGCACAAAGTAGGGCGGGCCTCACGCAAATTCGGCTTCAAGGAGCAGTTCACCGCCATGGCCTTTATTCAGCTTGCCGCGAGGCGTTCCATGCGTGACGGGCTCCGGTGTCTGGCTGCCGCCGGAAACCGCCTGTACCATTGGGGCCTGAAAAACGTGCCCCGCTCGACTTTCGCCGACGCCAACAATTCAAGGCCCGTGGGCTTTTTCAAGGACTTGTTCGCTGAAATGTACGGACTTTGCCAGCCGCATGCGCCTCGTCACAAATTTCGCTTCAAGTGCAAACTGTACAGCATGGACGCTACCACCATCAGCCTTTGCCTGTCCGTCTTCCCCTGGGCATCGTTCCGGCGGAACAAAGCCGGGGTGAAGGTAAATACCGTGCTTGATCACGATGGCTACATCCCTGCCTTCGTCGATATCAGCAATGCCAAAACCCACGAAAGCCGCATGGCCAAAAGCCTTTCGCTGCCAAAAGGCTCCATTGTGACCTTTGACAAAGGCTATATAGCCTATTCCTGGTTTCAGCTTTTGGCGACAAAGGGCATCTTCTTCGTCACGCGCCTCAAAGATAACGCCGTATTCAAGCTGCTGGAACGCCGTCCTGTCAATCGTAAAACAGGCGTCACCTCTGACCATATTATCGAAGTGAAAAACAGTCGGGGAAAAACCTTGCGCTTACGCCGAATAGGCTACAGGGATGCCAAAACCGGGAAGCGTTACGAGTTCTTGACCAACCACTTTCGCCTGTCAGCGAAAACCATTGCCGACATTTACAAAGAGCGCTGGCAAATCGAAATATTCTTCCGTGAAGTCAAACAAAATCTGCACATCAAAAGCTTTGTCGGGCGCTCTGAGAACGCTGTGCTCATCCAAATTTACACGGCCCTGACAGTGTATTTGCTCATGGCGTACCAAAAAATCCTGAGCAAACTTAAGCTGTCGGTGCAGCAATTATTCGAGCTCATTTGCGTGAATTTGTTCGGCAAAGACTCCCTGGAAGAACTCCTGAAACCGCGAAGATCAAAAACTCAAAACTCTTACAGTCTCAGCCTATTAGCTATGGTTGCTTAG
- a CDS encoding IS30 family transposase: protein MGYAHLAREERYYICQAVKSGTSLRAIAKAIGRSVSTVSRELARNTGARGYRYRQAHKRSQKRQTSKGKKRIGLEVWTYVEQCLHQDFSPEQISGVLKRKGFALSHEWIYQYILADKKRGGTLHSHLRCQRKRKRRYGKPDRRGQIKGRISIDIRPSIVAERSRLGDWEADTVEGSKGGPVLVTLAERKSRLFLFGKAPNKSASEVRRVIEGLLTPIKDFVQTITYDNGKEFSYHADVSATLEAQGFFAHPYHSWERGLNENSNGLLRQYFPKGVSLASVTQDEIIAAMCRLNWRPRKCLGFKTPYEVFLEDANTQGLGVAL from the coding sequence ATGGGCTATGCACACCTTGCCAGGGAAGAACGGTACTACATCTGCCAGGCAGTGAAAAGTGGAACGTCACTGAGGGCCATAGCCAAAGCGATAGGCCGTAGCGTCTCAACTGTAAGCCGCGAACTTGCGCGAAATACCGGGGCGCGTGGCTACCGCTACAGGCAGGCACACAAGCGCAGTCAGAAAAGGCAGACCAGTAAAGGGAAGAAGCGCATTGGCCTTGAGGTATGGACGTATGTTGAACAGTGTCTGCACCAGGACTTCAGTCCGGAGCAAATCTCTGGAGTTCTCAAACGCAAAGGTTTTGCCCTCAGTCATGAATGGATTTACCAGTACATTCTGGCGGACAAAAAACGAGGAGGAACGCTGCACAGCCATTTGCGCTGCCAGCGCAAACGCAAACGACGATATGGCAAACCCGACAGACGAGGTCAAATCAAGGGGCGTATCAGCATAGACATACGCCCGTCCATTGTTGCCGAGCGCTCACGCCTTGGTGATTGGGAGGCTGATACCGTTGAAGGCAGTAAAGGAGGCCCCGTTTTGGTGACACTTGCAGAGCGTAAAAGTCGTCTTTTCCTGTTTGGCAAGGCTCCCAACAAAAGCGCCAGCGAAGTAAGGCGGGTCATTGAAGGACTCTTGACACCCATTAAGGACTTTGTTCAGACTATTACCTATGATAACGGCAAGGAGTTCAGCTACCATGCCGATGTGTCAGCTACACTCGAGGCTCAGGGATTTTTTGCGCACCCCTACCATTCGTGGGAGCGTGGCTTGAACGAGAACTCCAATGGCCTTCTACGCCAATACTTCCCCAAGGGGGTAAGCTTGGCATCGGTCACGCAAGATGAGATCATAGCGGCAATGTGCCGCTTGAACTGGCGGCCTAGAAAATGCCTTGGGTTTAAGACACCCTATGAAGTTTTTTTAGAAGACGCCAATACCCAAGGACTGGGTGTTGCACTTTGA